One genomic segment of Nitrospirota bacterium includes these proteins:
- a CDS encoding DUF4438 domain-containing protein, producing MTLRTNEDRLVKFAVQGSVVYARCFGWELASSGVSLMLPSVGGITFNVKVGDTVFGWAGDHIEPCVSFSSDPKEPNKDPNRAFNTFSCIGNEAVVISGDAKGAKGVVTGHHGGVEHVIADFDEETLGKLTQDDKILVRAYGQGLSLEDYPEIKVFSMSPEVLKKTAISAIAGGRIEVPVTAIVPGKLMGSGLGHNDVYKGDYDIQTSDAEAIKRHKLEGLRLGDFVAIQDHDSSYGWTYREGAVTIGIVIHTDSYLAGHGPGVQTIMTSARPLIEPTIDPDANLGIYLSIGRWR from the coding sequence ATGACCTTAAGGACAAATGAAGACAGACTCGTTAAATTTGCGGTACAGGGTAGTGTTGTTTATGCCAGGTGCTTTGGCTGGGAGCTTGCAAGCAGCGGTGTGAGCCTTATGCTGCCGAGTGTTGGAGGAATAACGTTCAATGTTAAAGTCGGTGATACTGTTTTTGGCTGGGCAGGGGACCATATCGAACCGTGCGTGTCATTCAGCAGTGACCCCAAGGAGCCAAACAAGGACCCTAATCGTGCATTTAATACATTTTCATGCATAGGCAATGAAGCTGTTGTAATATCGGGTGATGCAAAAGGTGCCAAAGGGGTGGTAACAGGCCATCATGGCGGTGTGGAGCATGTCATCGCAGATTTTGATGAAGAAACGCTCGGGAAACTTACCCAGGACGATAAAATATTAGTCCGTGCATATGGGCAGGGGTTGTCACTCGAAGATTATCCGGAGATAAAGGTATTCAGTATGTCCCCTGAGGTGCTGAAAAAGACAGCCATAAGTGCAATCGCAGGCGGCAGGATTGAAGTACCGGTCACGGCCATAGTCCCAGGCAAGTTGATGGGTTCAGGTCTCGGGCATAATGATGTATACAAGGGGGACTATGACATCCAGACCTCGGACGCTGAAGCAATAAAAAGGCATAAACTTGAGGGACTAAGACTGGGTGATTTTGTCGCGATACAGGATCATGATTCCAGCTATGGCTGGACCTACAGGGAAGGGGCGGTCACTATCGGCATTGTCATTCATACGGATAGTTACCTTGCAGGCCATGGACCTGGTGTACAGACTATAATGACCTCAGCCAGGCCGCTGATAGAGCCAACGATAGATCCGGATGCAAACCTCGGAATTTATCTCAGTATTGGACGCTGGCGGTAA
- the ispH gene encoding 4-hydroxy-3-methylbut-2-enyl diphosphate reductase, producing the protein MMEIQIARHSGFCFGVREAINKATEIAASSPMPTRTYGPLIHNPQEIDRLKQDYGIEPIRDLEGYKEGNLIIRAHGVPPEDYKTAQVNDLNIIDATCRFVKDVQDYAVEFCRRGYELFVVGDEMHAEVIGIVGHARHEVPDCTIHVVSDLEQIIEKRPLRPAIVFQTTQEFTKFKKIEQCIKSNGLKWKIKNTICGATRSNQYAADELARMVDLMVVVGGRNSGNTKRLAEICSRHVCTRHVETSEELLPEWFNGISKVGITAGASTPQWLIDDVIERIEEIDKAWEETNRGRGVKGARGQV; encoded by the coding sequence ATGATGGAAATACAGATTGCACGTCATTCAGGCTTTTGTTTTGGTGTCAGGGAGGCCATAAATAAGGCTACGGAGATAGCTGCATCATCCCCAATGCCTACAAGGACGTATGGCCCGCTTATTCACAACCCACAGGAAATTGATCGTCTGAAGCAGGATTATGGCATTGAACCGATCAGGGACCTTGAAGGATATAAGGAGGGGAACCTTATAATAAGGGCACATGGAGTTCCCCCGGAAGATTATAAAACGGCTCAGGTAAATGACCTGAACATTATTGATGCCACCTGCAGGTTTGTCAAGGATGTGCAGGACTATGCAGTGGAGTTTTGCAGAAGGGGTTATGAGCTGTTTGTTGTTGGAGACGAGATGCATGCAGAGGTAATAGGTATTGTGGGGCATGCCCGTCATGAAGTGCCGGATTGTACGATACATGTTGTGTCTGACCTTGAACAGATTATAGAGAAAAGGCCCCTGCGCCCTGCAATAGTTTTTCAGACAACGCAGGAATTTACGAAATTTAAAAAGATAGAGCAGTGTATCAAGTCAAATGGCCTGAAATGGAAGATTAAAAATACCATTTGCGGCGCAACAAGGAGCAATCAGTATGCTGCCGATGAACTGGCGAGAATGGTGGATTTGATGGTGGTTGTCGGCGGCAGGAACAGTGGAAATACAAAGAGGCTTGCTGAAATCTGCTCAAGGCATGTATGCACGAGGCATGTGGAGACCTCAGAGGAACTCCTGCCGGAGTGGTTTAACGGCATAAGTAAGGTTGGAATAACAGCCGGGGCCTCAACACCGCAGTGGCTTATTGATGATGTTATAGAGAGGATAGAGGAGATAGATAAGGCGTGGGAAGAGACAAACAGGGGTCGAGGGGTCAAGGGGGCGAGGGGTCAAGTGTAA
- a CDS encoding polysaccharide biosynthesis/export family protein, with translation MSIKSYCTAGILYRIIIILVVFSTFGALLLSSARITTAAPSDKNEIRDGELINTMKSFSAAFKNGNVDEYMSFYSNTALENGGNQIDKIRANYSDIIARNLITLYEFEISDIKNAGDSAVVDAIYNKTLVNKANGNAMLTNGNVRIRFIRENNRIKISTIDYDKNISGDYIIGKEDLLEISVWKSPELSLSIIVRPDGMISLPLIGEVHADGRTPNELQTAIQDRLKEFKQGPIVSVIVRESNSKSIFITGEVIRPGKYPLHSDTTITQAIALAGGFSQWANKDKITVIRKSPMNPEGNRVSIKYSDIVGGKNMRANILLRPGDTVIVP, from the coding sequence ATGTCAATCAAATCCTATTGCACTGCAGGTATTCTATATCGAATAATTATTATACTGGTCGTTTTTTCAACATTCGGCGCCCTGCTCCTCTCATCAGCCAGGATAACAACAGCTGCGCCCTCTGACAAGAATGAAATACGTGATGGTGAGCTGATAAATACCATGAAGTCATTCTCAGCAGCGTTTAAGAATGGGAATGTTGATGAGTACATGTCATTCTATTCTAACACAGCGCTTGAAAATGGGGGCAATCAAATTGACAAAATAAGGGCAAACTATTCAGACATTATTGCCCGTAATTTGATTACTTTGTATGAATTCGAGATTTCAGACATCAAGAATGCAGGAGATTCTGCCGTTGTTGACGCTATTTATAATAAGACCCTCGTTAACAAGGCAAATGGCAATGCAATGCTTACAAACGGAAATGTGCGAATAAGGTTTATAAGGGAAAATAACAGGATAAAAATTTCAACTATTGATTATGACAAGAATATCAGCGGGGATTATATTATTGGGAAAGAAGACCTCCTTGAAATCTCTGTCTGGAAATCGCCTGAACTGTCACTCTCAATAATAGTCCGGCCTGATGGAATGATATCACTGCCGCTGATTGGAGAAGTCCATGCTGACGGACGTACCCCCAATGAGTTGCAGACAGCCATACAGGACAGACTAAAAGAGTTCAAGCAGGGGCCGATTGTATCCGTCATCGTCAGAGAATCAAACAGTAAATCCATATTTATAACCGGTGAAGTTATAAGACCAGGGAAATACCCCCTGCACAGTGACACCACCATAACTCAGGCAATAGCACTTGCCGGAGGCTTTAGCCAGTGGGCTAACAAGGATAAGATAACTGTAATACGAAAAAGCCCAATGAACCCGGAAGGAAACAGGGTTTCAATCAAATATTCGGATATTGTCGGCGGTAAAAATATGAGGGCTAATATCCTGTTACGGCCAGGTGATACCGTAATCGTACCATAA
- a CDS encoding CpsD/CapB family tyrosine-protein kinase yields MRMDWIKRKRTEDGNVMTQGADERVPVMIDEAGNRINSGVIDNRLVTLKEPASISAEQYRILFTRVAQLRQEASSYALAVTSSVKAEGKTFTSLNLAISIARDFDEKVLLIEGDLKNPGLYGYLKHPPGFGLTDVLVGKIDIESCAVKMFDGQLSVLFAGKTVGNPSRLISSIRMQQIMKTVRENYKYIIIDTPPIIPLADINIYSKLVDGILLVIQAGKTPRSIVKRATSTLAADKVVGVVLNCVEPIHSKYYYGSGYDNY; encoded by the coding sequence ATGAGAATGGACTGGATAAAGAGAAAAAGAACAGAAGATGGCAATGTGATGACCCAGGGTGCTGATGAGCGGGTTCCTGTAATGATTGATGAGGCTGGTAACAGGATCAATAGCGGCGTCATTGACAACAGGCTTGTCACCCTAAAAGAACCAGCCTCTATTTCAGCAGAGCAGTATCGCATTTTATTTACGCGTGTAGCCCAGTTGCGTCAGGAAGCCAGTTCCTATGCGCTCGCAGTTACAAGTTCTGTTAAAGCAGAGGGCAAGACCTTTACCTCGCTTAACCTTGCAATCTCCATAGCCAGAGACTTTGATGAGAAGGTACTTCTTATTGAAGGAGATTTAAAAAATCCAGGGCTTTATGGGTATTTAAAACATCCGCCTGGATTTGGACTAACAGATGTTTTAGTTGGGAAAATAGATATTGAGTCATGTGCTGTGAAGATGTTTGACGGGCAGTTGTCGGTACTGTTCGCAGGTAAAACAGTTGGAAATCCTTCAAGACTTATATCGTCTATAAGGATGCAGCAGATAATGAAAACTGTCAGAGAAAATTACAAGTACATCATAATTGATACACCCCCTATTATTCCATTGGCTGATATCAATATCTATTCTAAACTTGTAGACGGTATTTTGCTTGTAATTCAGGCCGGCAAGACCCCGCGAAGTATTGTGAAAAGAGCTACTTCAACCCTGGCAGCCGATAAGGTTGTTGGAGTAGTACTGAACTGTGTTGAACCAATTCATTCCAAGTATTACTATGGTTCAGGATACGACAACTACTGA
- a CDS encoding GGDEF domain-containing protein — MFDKVTQALDKEAFDYMLNIEVKKAARYLYFFSLMVVQRDKILKELTHPEEDELIRKLAAIVKEEIRSTDIIGRIGDDKFILILDQADYQSSLKVGVRIKERIENYTFKTNGHLIGMTTSIGVACFPTHASDIVTLRQKAGHALNIAVEGGGGKVCLPD; from the coding sequence ATGTTTGATAAGGTAACACAGGCCCTTGATAAGGAAGCATTTGACTATATGCTTAACATTGAGGTGAAAAAGGCTGCGAGATACCTTTACTTTTTCTCGCTTATGGTAGTTCAAAGGGATAAAATTTTAAAAGAGCTGACGCACCCTGAAGAAGATGAGCTTATACGGAAGCTTGCCGCAATAGTTAAGGAGGAGATAAGGTCAACCGACATTATAGGCAGGATTGGGGATGATAAATTTATTCTTATATTAGACCAGGCAGATTATCAGTCATCTTTGAAGGTAGGTGTTAGGATCAAAGAGCGCATAGAAAATTATACATTTAAAACTAATGGACATCTGATCGGTATGACGACGAGTATAGGCGTTGCATGTTTCCCGACGCATGCGAGTGATATTGTAACTCTTAGGCAAAAAGCTGGCCATGCACTAAATATAGCTGTTGAAGGTGGCGGCGGGAAAGTTTGCCTTCCAGATTAA
- a CDS encoding sigma-54-dependent Fis family transcriptional regulator: MENGNDISRLDLDPDSIMKEEPSVDCVGGLLLGNSRRITDIKNIIRRVAQPDITVLLRGESGTGKELAAQAIYRHSNRMDKPFVKVLCAAIPEGLLESELFGHEKGAFTGAHRMKPGKFEFANKGTIFLDEIGDVPQSLQSKLLQVLQDGEFSRIGGREVEVDVRVIAATNKNLERAVVAGTFREDLFYRLNVVSITMPSLRDRKEDIPVLTEFFLHKYCNIYNKDYRTLSQETMDRFASYRWPGNVRELENIVKRIIVLGSEKVELSGCSEADASVDNAPMVHLENKEKDTVEATFKPRRLKEIAQEAVSRAEEEAIRKTLLLCRWNRRKTAEMLSISYKTLFYKMRQYNLFE; this comes from the coding sequence ATGGAAAATGGCAACGACATTAGCAGGCTTGACTTAGACCCTGATAGTATTATGAAGGAAGAACCCTCTGTTGATTGTGTCGGGGGCCTTCTTCTTGGTAACAGCAGGCGGATAACGGACATAAAAAACATAATACGGCGTGTAGCCCAGCCGGACATTACTGTCCTGTTGCGGGGTGAAAGCGGCACTGGAAAGGAACTTGCGGCTCAGGCAATTTACAGGCATTCCAACAGGATGGATAAACCTTTTGTCAAGGTCTTATGTGCGGCAATACCTGAAGGTTTGCTGGAAAGTGAATTGTTTGGTCATGAGAAGGGCGCTTTTACCGGAGCGCACAGGATGAAGCCTGGAAAGTTTGAGTTCGCAAACAAAGGGACGATCTTTCTTGATGAGATTGGTGATGTGCCGCAATCACTGCAGTCTAAGCTCTTGCAGGTACTGCAGGATGGAGAATTTTCAAGGATAGGAGGCAGAGAGGTTGAGGTGGATGTCCGGGTAATTGCCGCTACAAACAAGAATCTTGAAAGGGCGGTTGTAGCCGGGACTTTCAGGGAGGACCTTTTTTACAGACTCAATGTTGTCAGTATAACTATGCCATCCCTGCGTGACCGAAAAGAGGATATCCCCGTATTGACGGAATTTTTTCTGCACAAATATTGTAACATCTATAATAAGGATTATCGCACACTGTCGCAGGAGACTATGGATAGATTTGCCTCTTATCGCTGGCCTGGAAATGTAAGGGAGCTTGAAAATATTGTTAAACGGATAATAGTCCTTGGAAGTGAAAAGGTTGAGTTAAGTGGTTGTTCGGAGGCTGATGCATCAGTGGACAATGCTCCCATGGTGCATTTGGAAAATAAGGAAAAGGATACTGTTGAAGCAACGTTTAAGCCCCGCCGTTTAAAAGAGATTGCCCAGGAGGCCGTCAGCAGGGCAGAGGAGGAGGCTATTAGAAAAACTCTGCTCTTATGCAGGTGGAACCGCAGGAAGACTGCAGAAATGCTCTCTATCAGTTACAAGACACTCTTTTATAAGATGAGGCAGTATAACCTGTTTGAATAA
- a CDS encoding tetratricopeptide repeat protein has protein sequence MYKGRIILVCILLLTLTSCSSPEEKKAKHVNRGLKYFTEGKYREAIIEYKNATQIAPKDAEAHYRLGLALVRSGRIQDLADAYKELKQAVELNPDILDAQIQLGNILLLSREYTQAKEKGEFVLKKEPDNVDARLLLGNAYARLRKDSDAIREIRKAIELDPKRIPSYLNLGSIYVSQRNLNDAEKVYHEAISIDSKSVNAHLALANLHYLKNEMTAAEEEYKEAIGIDPENVNLHITLGRFYSSQNRFKEAESKFIEAGSIDPKNPLPHIILGDLYILQKHDDEAVKAYQKGDEINPAELTAKKRLASYYLTKSNIDESLKYADSILEKNPGDAEGHSLKGRIFLAKLKVSEAISEFQKVLKDEPGRSDVRYFLAQAHLMAGDLQLSKNELAEVLKSAPNSTDARASLAEVYFRLHSYDEAVSEAKKVLAMQPDNQKARRILGDAYVGKRDAGSALSQYKELVRISPNDPLAHFRIGTIYRAQKKNNDAMAEFERAISLNPQMIQSLALIMGIFIEQGGVDKAIERANKQLTVSKNNPLIYNLIGKAYMVKKDEKRAEEYFSKSIETDKNTLASYMDLGTLYAQGKTYDKAIARFEEAIKVNPNYLQPYMLIGILYDSQKNHDKAKEYYEKALKIDPKFAPAANNLAWIYAEHGGNIDVALDLAQRAKEKLPDDPGVADTLGWIYYKKGAYLKAISLLKDSSENLQDNPTVRYHLGMAYYKNGNKELARRELEAAIKINKKFDEADEAEKILVSLKK, from the coding sequence ATGTACAAGGGCCGCATTATTTTGGTTTGCATTCTTTTATTAACTTTGACTTCCTGCAGTAGTCCGGAAGAGAAGAAGGCCAAACACGTAAACAGGGGATTGAAGTATTTCACTGAAGGAAAATACAGGGAAGCAATTATAGAATATAAGAATGCGACCCAGATAGCCCCAAAGGATGCTGAAGCACATTACCGGCTTGGTTTGGCGCTTGTCAGATCAGGGCGGATACAGGATCTGGCTGATGCCTACAAAGAACTCAAACAGGCGGTTGAACTCAACCCTGATATCCTGGATGCACAGATACAGCTTGGCAACATACTGCTGCTGTCAAGGGAATATACGCAGGCTAAGGAAAAAGGAGAGTTTGTCTTAAAGAAGGAACCTGACAATGTAGATGCCCGTTTGCTCCTTGGAAATGCCTATGCAAGACTCCGGAAAGACAGCGATGCAATCAGGGAGATTAGAAAGGCTATTGAGCTTGATCCGAAACGTATACCATCATACCTTAATCTCGGCAGCATTTATGTCTCACAGAGAAACCTGAACGACGCTGAAAAGGTCTACCATGAGGCCATCTCTATAGATAGCAAATCAGTAAATGCACACCTCGCCCTTGCAAATCTGCATTATTTAAAAAATGAAATGACCGCTGCTGAGGAAGAATATAAAGAGGCCATTGGCATAGACCCTGAGAATGTCAATCTCCACATTACACTTGGAAGATTTTATTCCTCACAGAACAGGTTTAAAGAGGCAGAATCTAAGTTTATCGAGGCTGGCAGTATTGACCCTAAGAATCCGTTACCTCACATAATACTGGGAGACTTATATATTCTTCAGAAACATGATGATGAAGCTGTAAAGGCGTATCAGAAGGGTGATGAGATTAATCCGGCGGAACTGACTGCAAAAAAGAGGCTCGCTTCTTACTATCTTACAAAGTCAAATATTGACGAGTCATTAAAATATGCGGACAGTATACTTGAGAAGAATCCGGGAGACGCAGAAGGGCACTCACTGAAAGGGAGAATATTCCTTGCCAAATTAAAGGTATCAGAAGCAATCTCGGAGTTTCAAAAGGTATTGAAGGATGAGCCCGGACGCTCTGATGTCCGGTACTTTCTTGCTCAGGCCCACCTGATGGCAGGTGACTTACAGCTATCAAAGAATGAGTTGGCAGAGGTATTAAAGTCAGCACCAAATTCAACAGATGCACGGGCAAGCCTCGCAGAGGTCTACTTCAGACTACACTCATATGACGAGGCAGTCAGTGAGGCAAAGAAGGTATTGGCCATGCAGCCTGATAATCAAAAAGCAAGGAGGATACTCGGTGATGCCTATGTCGGTAAAAGGGATGCTGGCAGCGCCTTATCTCAATACAAAGAGCTGGTCCGTATTTCACCAAATGACCCGCTTGCTCATTTCAGGATCGGGACTATATACAGGGCACAGAAAAAGAATAATGACGCGATGGCTGAGTTTGAGAGAGCCATTTCCCTGAATCCTCAGATGATCCAGTCCCTTGCACTTATCATGGGAATATTTATAGAGCAGGGCGGGGTTGACAAGGCCATAGAAAGGGCGAATAAGCAACTAACCGTCTCGAAAAACAACCCCCTGATCTATAATCTGATCGGGAAGGCATACATGGTAAAAAAAGATGAAAAAAGGGCGGAGGAATATTTCAGCAAGTCCATTGAAACAGACAAGAACACCCTGGCATCATACATGGACCTTGGGACACTGTATGCGCAAGGCAAGACCTATGACAAGGCAATAGCCCGGTTTGAAGAGGCCATTAAGGTAAACCCCAATTACCTTCAGCCCTACATGCTAATAGGGATACTATATGATTCTCAAAAGAATCATGATAAGGCAAAGGAATATTACGAAAAGGCATTAAAGATTGACCCTAAGTTCGCTCCTGCAGCAAACAACCTTGCGTGGATATATGCAGAGCATGGCGGAAACATAGATGTGGCATTAGACCTTGCACAGAGGGCAAAGGAGAAACTCCCCGATGACCCTGGAGTCGCTGATACACTTGGCTGGATTTATTACAAGAAGGGGGCATATCTAAAGGCCATCTCGCTGCTGAAGGATAGCAGTGAAAATTTGCAGGATAACCCAACGGTGCGTTATCACCTCGGGATGGCATACTACAAGAATGGGAATAAAGAACTTGCAAGAAGGGAACTCGAAGCGGCCATAAAAATCAATAAGAAGTTTGATGAGGCGGATGAGGCAGAGAAGATTCTTGTGAGCTTGAAGAAATAA
- a CDS encoding choice-of-anchor N protein, with product MNTTGRHNKTGVKRCLMVIILLLIGTLCFTGPSFAIPTLQLDIGGGTYDLTTETIVTTSNPFTLYAYLIPDKTNKLNDKYYISMAITPKRNTSGTLGSFTFNSTTVNATSDMTFGVPPLETYLGNIATFDAGDLAKHDIFETYFYEYEFQFGSSQINPYNTQNRARTGGSIPTSGTGMYYVALDINTALLNPEYNLHFDLYNTALAKRSTTDLDVTQFAPFSHDAESRRQQVPEPATLLLLGSGLVALGLTKRKIG from the coding sequence ATGAATACAACAGGAAGACACAACAAAACAGGGGTTAAGAGATGTCTAATGGTAATAATTTTGTTACTAATTGGAACATTATGTTTTACCGGGCCATCTTTTGCGATTCCAACCCTTCAGCTTGATATCGGAGGGGGTACGTATGATTTGACAACCGAGACAATTGTTACTACCTCCAATCCGTTTACTTTGTATGCGTATCTTATACCTGACAAAACAAATAAGCTGAATGACAAGTATTACATATCAATGGCCATTACGCCAAAACGTAATACAAGTGGGACTCTTGGTTCGTTTACCTTCAATTCAACAACAGTAAATGCCACATCAGATATGACCTTTGGCGTTCCACCACTGGAGACATACCTTGGAAATATTGCGACATTTGACGCGGGTGATTTGGCGAAGCACGATATATTTGAGACCTATTTCTACGAGTATGAATTTCAGTTTGGCAGCAGTCAGATAAACCCTTATAATACTCAGAACAGGGCAAGGACAGGCGGTTCTATTCCAACATCAGGGACAGGCATGTATTATGTTGCGCTTGATATCAATACCGCCCTTTTAAACCCGGAGTACAATCTTCACTTTGACCTGTACAATACGGCGCTTGCAAAAAGATCAACAACTGATCTTGATGTAACGCAATTTGCACCGTTCTCTCACGATGCTGAATCACGCCGTCAGCAAGTTCCTGAACCAGCAACATTGCTCCTCCTTGGTTCCGGGCTTGTGGCTCTTGGATTGACTAAAAGAAAGATAGGATAA
- a CDS encoding DUF4114 domain-containing protein — translation MKRINKMRCYFLTVVILVMGVLWAGIASATPIVNMNGTLTFSNNPTVYADTGYEAVTLTDTDGVTDDATAFIFLELAGFASSNTFGIYGFSGSGSSVSLGDMLEVFSGADGVFDSATLRFNIAGGTVTNLSTAITRNIGTTFGFYLSTPQNYTYYSHGALNPDGIDHMFLFDTGDNTVGQLLGSDVVVGIEDLYGGGDRDYNDMVVGVTDVRPVSATSVPEPTSLFLLGSGLIGLGLLGRMKIKRG, via the coding sequence TTGAAAAGAATTAATAAGATGAGGTGCTATTTTTTAACAGTGGTAATATTGGTCATGGGTGTTCTATGGGCGGGAATTGCTTCTGCAACTCCTATTGTGAATATGAATGGAACGCTGACATTTTCCAATAACCCTACCGTTTATGCTGATACGGGATATGAAGCAGTTACGCTAACAGACACGGATGGTGTAACCGATGATGCTACTGCGTTTATCTTTCTGGAGCTGGCAGGTTTTGCAAGTTCCAATACGTTTGGTATATATGGTTTTTCAGGGAGCGGCAGCAGTGTCAGCTTAGGTGATATGCTTGAAGTTTTTTCCGGCGCCGATGGCGTTTTTGACAGTGCGACTCTGAGATTCAATATTGCCGGTGGTACGGTGACCAATTTATCTACTGCAATCACCAGGAATATTGGAACAACCTTTGGTTTCTATTTAAGTACGCCGCAAAATTACACCTATTATTCGCATGGAGCGCTGAACCCGGACGGCATTGATCACATGTTCTTGTTTGATACAGGTGACAATACGGTTGGTCAACTACTGGGGTCTGATGTTGTCGTTGGAATAGAGGATCTATATGGAGGCGGCGACAGGGATTATAACGACATGGTTGTCGGGGTTACGGATGTACGGCCGGTTTCAGCTACGTCAGTTCCTGAACCCACGTCACTTTTTCTTTTAGGCTCTGGTCTTATCGGACTGGGCTTATTGGGAAGAATGAAGATAAAAAGAGGATAG
- the prsR gene encoding PEP-CTERM-box response regulator transcription factor, with the protein MTKRVILIVDDDESIRSQMRWALLKDYEIYEAGDHASALELVRKAHPVVVILDLGLPPRPREAEEGLKTLREILSFNDRIKVIIVSGNTERANALKAIELGAFDFFTKPPVIDEVRVVITRALRMAELELENQTLQRRVYTEGLDGMLGNSASMNQVYEAIRKVATVDVPVVILGESGTGKELTARAVHRLSERRDKPFVVINCGAIPETLLESELFGHEKGAFTGADSRKKGRIEYAEGGTLFLDEIGELSFSLQVKLLRFLQERIIERVGGREEIQVDVRILAATNRDLKKAIEEGKFREDLYFRLSVVTVNLPPLRERGNDALLLARAFLHRYSREFKKNVRGFKDETVKALSDYDWPGNVRELENRVKRGVVMSDGEWLSPSDLEFAAPDGAKQILSLHEAREALEKRVISEALLRHGSNVTHAARELDISRQTLTAMINKYGITMR; encoded by the coding sequence ATGACGAAGCGTGTAATACTTATAGTTGATGATGATGAGTCAATCAGGTCCCAGATGAGGTGGGCGCTCCTCAAAGATTACGAAATCTATGAGGCCGGTGATCACGCCTCAGCATTGGAACTTGTCAGAAAGGCCCACCCAGTTGTTGTAATCCTTGATTTAGGCCTTCCTCCAAGGCCCCGCGAGGCAGAAGAAGGTTTGAAGACACTAAGAGAGATTCTCTCTTTTAATGACAGGATCAAGGTCATCATAGTAAGCGGTAACACGGAGAGGGCGAATGCCTTAAAGGCGATAGAGCTTGGCGCCTTTGATTTCTTTACGAAACCTCCTGTTATTGATGAGGTCAGGGTAGTCATTACAAGGGCGTTGAGGATGGCCGAACTTGAACTGGAGAATCAAACCCTCCAGCGCAGGGTTTACACAGAAGGGCTGGATGGAATGCTCGGTAACTCTGCTTCCATGAATCAAGTATACGAGGCTATACGGAAGGTGGCAACTGTTGATGTGCCGGTAGTGATACTTGGAGAATCAGGAACCGGAAAGGAGCTTACAGCGAGGGCTGTTCACCGGCTAAGTGAGCGCAGGGATAAACCTTTTGTCGTAATAAACTGCGGTGCAATACCCGAAACACTGCTGGAGAGTGAATTGTTTGGCCACGAGAAAGGGGCTTTTACCGGCGCGGACAGCCGGAAAAAGGGAAGGATCGAATATGCAGAGGGAGGCACCTTATTTCTGGATGAAATAGGCGAGCTCTCTTTCTCTCTTCAGGTCAAGCTGCTGAGGTTTTTGCAGGAGCGCATTATCGAGCGTGTCGGAGGCAGGGAGGAAATCCAGGTGGATGTCCGAATACTTGCCGCTACCAACAGGGACCTTAAGAAGGCCATTGAAGAGGGCAAGTTCCGGGAAGACCTCTATTTCCGACTGAGTGTGGTTACTGTGAATCTGCCGCCACTAAGGGAAAGGGGAAATGACGCCCTGTTGCTTGCACGTGCCTTTTTGCACAGATACTCAAGAGAATTTAAAAAAAATGTTCGCGGATTTAAAGACGAGACTGTCAAGGCTTTATCGGATTATGACTGGCCTGGCAATGTTCGCGAGCTTGAAAACAGGGTAAAAAGGGGGGTGGTGATGTCAGACGGCGAGTGGTTGTCACCGTCTGACCTTGAGTTTGCCGCGCCTGATGGTGCTAAACAGATACTGTCCCTTCACGAGGCGAGAGAGGCACTCGAGAAACGTGTTATAAGTGAGGCGCTCCTAAGACACGGCAGTAACGTAACACATGCCGCGAGGGAGCTTGATATAAGTCGTCAGACCCTTACCGCAATGATAAACAAGTATGGAATTACGATGAGATAA